From Nonomuraea helvata, a single genomic window includes:
- a CDS encoding aldo/keto reductase — MRTLGTGGPVVSDLGLGCMGMSDLYGPADASESIATIHAALDAGITLLDTGDFYGMGHNELLIREALKSRSRDDVTISVKFGAQRDYDGNWLGYDGRPSAVKTSLAYTLRRLDTDHVDVYRIARVDPDVPIEETVGAIAEEVRKGHVRHIGLSEAGAETIRRANAVYPIADVQLEYSLLSRGIERDILPACRELGIAVTAYGVLSRGLLSGHWSKERELGKGDFRAVSPRFSGDNLAHNLTLVDGLRALAEAKEVTVAQLAIAWVLAQGDDIVPLIGARRRERLAEALGALNIALTAEELAAIETAVPAGAAAGERYGEAQLAMLDSER; from the coding sequence ATGAGAACTTTGGGAACCGGCGGTCCGGTCGTCTCCGACCTCGGGCTGGGTTGCATGGGAATGTCGGACCTGTACGGCCCGGCCGACGCGTCCGAGTCCATCGCCACCATCCACGCCGCTCTCGACGCCGGCATCACGCTGCTCGACACCGGCGACTTCTACGGGATGGGCCACAACGAGCTGCTCATCCGCGAGGCGCTCAAGAGCCGCTCGCGCGACGACGTGACGATCAGCGTGAAGTTCGGCGCGCAGCGCGACTACGACGGCAACTGGCTCGGCTATGACGGCCGGCCTTCGGCCGTCAAGACCTCGCTCGCCTACACGCTGCGCCGCCTCGACACCGACCACGTGGACGTCTATCGGATCGCCCGGGTGGACCCGGACGTGCCCATCGAGGAGACCGTCGGGGCCATCGCCGAGGAGGTCCGGAAGGGGCACGTCCGCCACATCGGGCTGTCCGAGGCCGGGGCCGAGACCATCCGGCGGGCCAACGCCGTCTATCCGATCGCCGACGTGCAGCTCGAATACTCCCTGCTGTCCAGGGGGATCGAGCGGGACATCCTGCCCGCCTGCCGCGAGCTCGGCATCGCGGTCACCGCGTACGGGGTGCTGTCCAGGGGCCTGCTCAGCGGGCACTGGTCCAAGGAGCGCGAGCTGGGCAAGGGAGATTTCCGCGCCGTCAGCCCGCGCTTCTCCGGCGACAACCTCGCGCACAACCTGACACTGGTGGACGGGCTCCGCGCGCTGGCCGAGGCCAAGGAGGTCACGGTCGCGCAGCTGGCCATCGCCTGGGTGCTGGCCCAGGGCGACGACATCGTCCCGCTCATCGGGGCACGGCGGCGCGAGCGGCTGGCCGAGGCGCTCGGAGCTCTGAACATCGCGTTGACGGCGGAGGAGCTGGCGGCGATCGAGACCGCCGTACCCGCCGGGGCGGCCGCGGGCGAGCGCTACGGCGAGGCGCAGCTGGCCATGCTCGACAGTGAACGCTGA
- a CDS encoding DedA family protein has product MHIDVWLEAVPAGWIYAMVALVIGLESLGIPLPGEIVLVSAAILASKGVVHPVWVGVCASAGAIVGDSAGYAIGRKGGAPLFARLGRRFPKHFGPRHVAKAEQYFQRFGVWAVFVGRFIALLRILAGPLAGALHMPYWKFAVANVLGGIVWAGGTTTVIFYLGLVAEKWLKGFSWVGLAVAVVFGICTTLYLKRRAASALDEGDLEGVVRGPVDV; this is encoded by the coding sequence GTGCATATCGACGTGTGGTTGGAGGCGGTCCCGGCCGGATGGATCTACGCCATGGTCGCGCTCGTGATCGGGCTCGAGAGCCTCGGCATCCCGCTGCCCGGTGAGATCGTGCTGGTCAGCGCCGCGATCCTGGCCTCCAAGGGCGTGGTGCACCCGGTCTGGGTGGGCGTGTGCGCGAGCGCCGGGGCGATCGTGGGCGACTCGGCCGGGTACGCGATCGGGCGCAAGGGGGGCGCGCCGCTGTTCGCGCGGCTCGGGCGGCGCTTCCCCAAGCACTTCGGCCCGCGGCACGTGGCCAAGGCCGAGCAGTACTTCCAGCGGTTCGGCGTGTGGGCGGTCTTCGTCGGCCGGTTCATCGCACTGCTGCGCATCCTGGCCGGACCGCTGGCGGGGGCGCTGCACATGCCGTACTGGAAGTTCGCCGTCGCCAACGTGCTCGGCGGGATCGTGTGGGCGGGCGGCACCACCACGGTGATCTTCTATCTCGGGCTCGTCGCCGAGAAGTGGTTGAAGGGCTTCTCCTGGGTGGGGCTCGCGGTGGCCGTGGTGTTCGGGATCTGCACCACGCTCTACCTCAAGCGGCGGGCCGCGTCAGCGCTCGATGAGGGTGACCTCGAGGGAGTAGTGCGAGGCCCGGTAGACGTGTGA
- a CDS encoding GntR family transcriptional regulator, translating into MTANLAIDLDRSSPVPLYFQVAEQIAEAIRRGDLAPGSRLDNEILLADKLGLSRPTIRQAIQYLVDKGLLVRKRGVGTQVVHGQVKRSVELTSLYDDLRRAGQEPATQVLALEPRPVEEEIAPILGVEPGTEVLYLERLRFAAGEPLAVLHNWLPLGLAQLSAADLEGRGLYELLRAAGVRMRVANQRIGARAATQAEARLLEERRGAPLLTMVRTTYDDQGRAVEHGSHVYRASHYSLEVTLIER; encoded by the coding sequence ATGACCGCGAACCTGGCCATCGACCTGGATCGATCCAGCCCCGTGCCGCTTTATTTCCAGGTGGCCGAGCAGATCGCCGAGGCGATCCGGCGAGGGGACCTGGCGCCCGGCTCCCGGCTGGACAACGAGATCCTGCTGGCCGACAAGCTGGGCCTGTCGCGGCCGACGATCCGCCAGGCCATCCAGTATCTCGTGGACAAGGGCCTGCTGGTGCGCAAGCGCGGCGTGGGCACGCAGGTCGTGCACGGGCAGGTCAAGCGCTCGGTCGAGCTGACGAGCCTCTACGACGACCTGCGCAGGGCGGGCCAGGAGCCGGCCACGCAGGTGCTGGCGCTGGAGCCGCGCCCGGTCGAGGAGGAGATCGCCCCCATTCTGGGTGTGGAGCCGGGCACCGAGGTCCTCTACCTCGAGCGGCTGCGGTTCGCGGCCGGGGAGCCGCTGGCGGTCCTGCACAACTGGCTGCCGCTCGGCCTGGCCCAGCTGAGCGCCGCCGATCTGGAGGGCCGCGGCCTGTACGAGCTGCTGCGCGCCGCGGGCGTGCGGATGCGGGTGGCCAACCAGCGCATCGGCGCGCGGGCCGCGACCCAGGCCGAGGCCAGGCTCCTGGAGGAGCGCCGCGGCGCGCCGCTGCTCACCATGGTCCGCACCACGTACGACGACCAGGGCAGGGCCGTCGAGCACGGCTCACACGTCTACCGGGCCTCGCACTACTCCCTCGAGGTCACCCTCATCGAGCGCTGA
- a CDS encoding FAD-binding oxidoreductase, translated as MSSTREILETLRRDFGGDIIEPGAAEYESASRSVLATGSPACVLRPKSVGDVRASVRFAAGTGLALSVRGGGHAFAGFGTNDGGVVIDLSLLANVEIIDKEHHLVRIGGGATWGQVAAALAPHGLAISSGDTKSVGVGGLTLSGGIGWKVRKYGLALDNVVAAEVVTAGGEVVRASAEENPELFWAIRGGGGNVGIVTAFEFAAHPTTDVFYGKIVFPASEAATVLQGWADHLRTAPEELTSIVSFANPMAGGPEAPIEIQVAFDGDDPELAAAAIDPIRRLGTVIGDDVALKPYADTLVDGMVPPPGIRLVTRSAFVDQESVPAVLRILAEVGASQGSPFIAVRSVGGAVSRVPDDATAYAHRRAELMVVTTTLGPQPVVEAAAPALAAIWERLAPHVNGAYANFLASATEEDVAAIYPAQTYERLAAVKRQYDPGNLFAGNHNVRPR; from the coding sequence ATGAGTTCAACGCGTGAAATCCTTGAGACCCTTCGCCGCGACTTCGGCGGCGACATCATCGAACCCGGCGCGGCGGAGTACGAGTCGGCCAGCCGCTCCGTACTGGCCACGGGCAGCCCGGCCTGTGTCCTGCGGCCCAAGAGCGTCGGGGACGTGCGAGCAAGTGTCAGATTCGCCGCCGGCACAGGGCTTGCGCTGTCCGTGCGGGGCGGCGGCCACGCCTTCGCGGGCTTCGGCACCAACGACGGCGGCGTCGTGATCGACCTCAGCCTGCTCGCGAACGTGGAGATCATCGACAAGGAACACCACCTGGTGCGCATCGGCGGCGGCGCCACCTGGGGTCAGGTCGCGGCCGCCCTGGCCCCGCACGGCCTGGCGATCTCCTCGGGCGACACCAAGAGCGTCGGTGTCGGTGGGCTGACGTTGAGCGGCGGCATCGGCTGGAAGGTCAGGAAGTACGGCCTGGCCCTGGACAACGTGGTGGCCGCGGAGGTGGTCACCGCCGGCGGAGAGGTCGTGCGGGCGAGCGCGGAGGAGAACCCGGAGCTGTTCTGGGCGATCCGCGGCGGCGGCGGCAATGTCGGGATCGTGACCGCCTTCGAGTTCGCGGCCCATCCGACGACGGACGTCTTCTACGGCAAGATCGTCTTCCCGGCCTCGGAGGCGGCCACCGTGCTCCAGGGGTGGGCGGACCACCTGCGCACCGCCCCGGAAGAGCTCACCTCCATCGTGAGTTTCGCCAATCCCATGGCCGGCGGACCCGAGGCGCCAATCGAGATCCAGGTCGCCTTCGACGGCGACGACCCGGAGCTCGCGGCCGCGGCCATCGACCCGATCCGCCGGCTCGGCACGGTGATCGGCGACGACGTCGCGCTGAAGCCCTATGCGGACACGCTCGTGGACGGGATGGTCCCGCCGCCCGGCATCCGGCTGGTCACCCGGAGCGCCTTCGTCGACCAGGAATCGGTGCCGGCGGTCCTGCGGATCCTGGCCGAGGTCGGGGCGTCGCAGGGGTCGCCGTTCATCGCCGTCCGCAGCGTCGGCGGTGCGGTGTCCCGCGTCCCCGACGACGCCACCGCCTACGCGCATCGCCGGGCGGAGCTGATGGTCGTGACGACCACCCTGGGTCCGCAGCCGGTCGTCGAGGCCGCCGCCCCTGCTCTGGCAGCGATCTGGGAGAGGCTCGCACCGCACGTCAACGGCGCGTACGCCAACTTCCTCGCCTCCGCCACCGAGGAGGACGTCGCCGCGATCTATCCGGCGCAGACCTATGAGCGGCTCGCGGCGGTCAAGCGTCAGTACGACCCCGGCAACCTGTTCGCCGGCAACCACAACGTCCGGCCTCGGTAG
- a CDS encoding RNA polymerase sigma-70 factor has product MAGTSQTTPGDHGEGREGEDRVDSATEAFVAHRNLLFTVAYEMLGSAADAEDVLQETWLRWTGVDLDAVRDQRAYLVRIVTRQALSRLRTLGRRKESYVGPWLPEPLLTAPDVAEDVELADSVSMAMLLVMETLQPTERAVFVLREVFDLDYDEIAESVDKTPAAVRQIAHRARAHVAARRPRGVVSPAETRDALTAFQRAIETGDLQRLLDVLAPEVVLLADGGGIKRAALEPVVGADQVVQVMGRIAKVASLLPAQVNGYPALIVRIDGEIDGVLAMRIEDGLITGLYAVRNPEKLSHLEQETALHR; this is encoded by the coding sequence ATGGCCGGTACGTCGCAGACCACGCCTGGAGATCACGGCGAGGGCAGGGAAGGGGAGGACCGCGTCGACTCCGCCACCGAGGCGTTCGTCGCCCACCGCAACCTGCTGTTCACCGTGGCCTACGAGATGCTGGGCTCGGCCGCCGACGCCGAGGACGTCCTGCAGGAGACCTGGCTGCGGTGGACGGGCGTCGACCTCGACGCGGTGCGGGATCAGCGTGCGTACCTGGTCCGGATCGTCACCCGGCAGGCGCTGAGCCGGCTGCGTACGCTGGGCCGGCGCAAGGAGTCCTACGTCGGCCCCTGGCTGCCCGAGCCGCTGCTGACCGCGCCCGATGTGGCCGAGGACGTCGAGTTGGCCGACAGCGTCTCGATGGCGATGCTGCTGGTCATGGAGACGCTTCAGCCGACCGAGCGGGCGGTGTTCGTGCTGCGCGAGGTGTTCGACCTGGACTACGACGAGATCGCCGAATCCGTCGACAAGACCCCGGCCGCGGTACGCCAGATCGCCCACCGGGCGCGGGCACACGTCGCCGCGCGCCGGCCGCGCGGGGTCGTCTCCCCGGCCGAGACCCGGGACGCGCTCACGGCGTTCCAGCGGGCGATCGAAACGGGCGACCTGCAGCGCCTGCTCGACGTCCTCGCGCCGGAAGTCGTGCTGCTGGCCGACGGCGGCGGGATCAAGCGGGCCGCGCTGGAGCCCGTCGTGGGAGCCGACCAGGTGGTCCAGGTGATGGGCAGGATCGCCAAGGTGGCGTCGCTGCTGCCGGCACAGGTCAACGGCTACCCGGCGCTGATCGTCCGGATCGACGGCGAGATCGACGGCGTGCTGGCGATGCGCATCGAGGACGGCCTCATCACCGGGCTCTACGCCGTACGCAATCCCGAGAAGCTGTCGCACCTGGAGCAGGAGACCGCACTGCACCGCTGA
- a CDS encoding inositol monophosphatase family protein, giving the protein MDATHLLDIATEAARAVGPRLRKAFRSRPDVATKSDFHDPVTEHDRAAEETIRAVITARLPESAIVGEEGGSTGSGDLVWYVDPIDGTANFATGLPFFCVSIAAAVRGELVAGVVYDPVREDEFSATTEGAWCNGTPLRSGGASSDREAMLLTSYPTPRDMEVDAEVALRRYGRFLASFSAVRRPGSAALTLAHVAAGWSDAAYGTRAHPWDVAAGALLVRQAGGVYLGDPLVQGDYLAHVGGFDLDGSVLAEVAPR; this is encoded by the coding sequence ATGGACGCGACACACCTGCTCGACATCGCCACCGAGGCGGCCAGAGCCGTCGGCCCGCGGCTGCGCAAGGCGTTCAGATCCCGGCCCGACGTGGCCACCAAGAGCGACTTCCACGACCCCGTGACCGAGCACGACCGGGCCGCGGAGGAGACCATCCGCGCGGTCATCACCGCCCGCCTGCCCGAGAGCGCGATCGTCGGCGAGGAGGGCGGCTCCACCGGCTCAGGAGACCTCGTCTGGTACGTCGACCCCATTGACGGCACCGCGAACTTCGCCACCGGGCTGCCGTTCTTCTGCGTGTCCATCGCCGCCGCCGTGCGCGGCGAACTGGTGGCCGGTGTGGTGTACGACCCCGTACGCGAGGACGAGTTCAGCGCCACCACGGAGGGCGCCTGGTGCAACGGCACGCCGCTGCGCAGCGGGGGAGCCTCGAGCGACCGGGAGGCGATGCTGCTGACGAGCTACCCGACGCCCCGCGACATGGAGGTGGACGCGGAGGTGGCGCTGCGGCGCTACGGGCGGTTCCTGGCGTCGTTCTCCGCCGTGCGCCGGCCGGGCAGCGCCGCGCTCACGCTCGCGCACGTGGCCGCCGGCTGGTCGGACGCCGCGTACGGCACCCGGGCCCATCCCTGGGACGTGGCGGCGGGTGCGCTGCTGGTGCGCCAGGCCGGCGGCGTTTACCTCGGCGATCCGCTGGTCCAGGGCGACTATCTGGCCCATGTGGGCGGGTTCGACCTGGACGGCTCGGTGCTGGCCGAGGTGGCGCCCAGATGA